A window of Thiocapsa bogorovii genomic DNA:
GGCCAACGCCTCGGCAGGCGCAACGACTGGCGCAAGGCCTATGTGCGTCTCGAAGCCGGCCATGATATCGACTTCGGCGGCGGCGCCTGAGCGGGCCGGCCCACAGCAGCGGATAGACCAAGATGGCAATCGTAAAGACCAAACCGACTTCGGCCGGGCGGCGTTTCGTCGTCAAGGTGCAGTCCCCCGAGCTGCATAAGGGTGCGCCCTACGCGCCGCTCTTGGAGAAAAAGGCCAAGCATGGCGGGCGCAATAACCTCGGGCGCATCACCGTGCGTCACCAGGGCGGCGGACACAAGCAGCACTATCGCCTTGTCGATTTCAAGCGCAACAAAGAAGGTGTTCCGGCGGTCGTCGAGCGGCTCGAATATGATCCGAACCGGACGGCTCATTTGGCCCTCTTGAAGTATGCCGATGGCGAACGCGCGTACATCATCGCGCCAAAGGGTCTTGCAGTCGGCGGTCGTGTCGAGGCCGGCGAGGCTGCGCCGATCAGTGCCGGAAACTGCATGCCGCTGCGCAATATTCCGGTGGGTACTCAGGTGCATTGCATCGAGATGCGTCCCGGAAAGGGCGCACAGATTGCGCGGGCCGCGGGCAGCTCGGCCCAATTGGTTGCGCGTGACGGAAAGAGCGCGACGTTGCGGTTGCGGTCCGGCGAGATGCGCAAGATTCACGTCGACTGTCGCGCCGTGATCGGCGAGGTCGGCAACAGCGAGAACAGTCTGCGCAAGCTCGGGAAAGCCGGTGCATCGCGCTGGCGGGGTGTACGGCCGACCGTCCGCGGTGTGGTCATGAACCCGGTTGATCATCCGCACGGCGGCGGCGAAGGCCGCACCTCGGGCGGGCGCCACCCGGTGACACCTTGGGGCGTGCCGACCAAGGGTCACAAGACGCGTAAGAACAAGCGGACCGACGCGATGATCGTCCGACGTCGCGGACGCAAGTAAACAAGGCGAGGTTGAGCAAGTGCCACGTTCGATTCGAAAAGGACCCTTTGTCGACCACCATCTGATCAAGAAGGTCGAAGAGGCGGTCGCGCAAAACAGTAAGCGCCCCATCAAGACTTGGTCACGCCGTTCCATGGTGCTGCCCGAGATGGTTGGGTTGACCATTGCGGTCCACAACGGGCGTCTGCACGTGCCGGTGCTCGTCAACGAAAACATGATCGGCCACAAGCTCGGTGAGTTTGCATTGACCCGGACCTACCGGGGACATGCCGCCGACCGCAAGGCGAAGAAGCGCTAGCCGGAGATGGGGATGCGAGCCGAAGCAACACTGAAATATGCACGGGTCTCGGCCCAAAAGGCCCGGCTGATCGCCGACATGATCCGCGGGCGCGACGTCGAAGAGGCCCTGAACACCTTGACCTTCAGTACTCAAAAGAGTGCGGAGATCATCAAGAAGGTTTTGGAGTCGGCGGTTGCCAATGCCGAACACAACGAAGGCGCCGACATCGACGAGCTGAAGGTCGCGTCGATCCAGGTGGACGAGGGGCCGACCATGAAGCGGATTCGCCCCCGTGCCAAGGGTCGTGCGAATCGAATCATGAAACGCACCAGCCACATTCGGCTGACCGTAGCGGAAGGCTAAGGGGACCAGTATGGGACAGAAAGTTCATCCGACCGGCATCCGCCTTGGCATCGTCAAGGACTGGACCTCGAAGTGGTACGCAACGTCCAAGGACTACGCGAATTTCCTGAATACCGACATCGAGGTGCGCTCCTTCCTGCGCAAGGAATTGGCCAAGGCATCGGTGAGTCGGATCCAGATCGACCGCCCGGCGAAGAACGCGCATATCACCATCCACACGGCGCGTCCCGGTGTGGTGATCGGCAAGAAGGGCGAAGATATCGACAAGCTGCGCGCCCGCGTCTCTAAGATGATGGGGATCCCGGTCCACATCAGCATCGAGGAGATCCGCAAGCCCGAGCTGGATGCGCAGCTGGTTGCCGAAGGCATCGCTCAGCAGCTCGAGCGCCGCATCATGTTCCGCCGCGCCATGAAGCGTGCGATTCAGAACACCATGCGCCTCGGGGCCGAGGGTGTCCGCGTCAACGTCGCCGGTCGCTTGAATGGAGCCGAGATTGCACGCACGGAGTGGGCGCGCGAAGGTCGCGTCCCGCTGCATACGCTGCGCGCCGACATCGACTACGGTTTCGCCGAGGCCCGCACCACCTACGGCGTGATCGGTGTGAAGGTTTGGATCTTCAAAGGCGAGGTATTCGGTGACCAGATCCCCGAGGAACCGGCGCCGAAGGCGTCCGCAAGAAGGGGATAGGTCATGCTGCAACCAAAACGTACGAAATTCCGCAAACAGCACAAAGGCCGCAATCGTGGTCTTGCGCAAAGCGGCAACAAGGTGAGCTTCGGCGACTTCGGCTTGAAGGCGGTGGGTCGCGGCCGATTGACGGCGCGCCAGATCGAGGCCGCGCGGCGCGCGATCACGAGAAAGGTCAAGCGCGGCGGAAAGCTCTGGATCCGAGTCTTCCCCGACAAGCCCGTTTCGAAAAAACCACTCGAAGTCCGTATGGGTAAGGGTAAGGGTAACGTCGAGTACTGGGTGGCTCTGATTCAGCCGGGTCGAGTTCTCTACGAGATCGAGGGCGTGACCGAAGAGCTGGCTCGCGAGGCGTTCGAGTTGGCCGCGGCCAAGCTCCCCGTGCAGACCACCTTTGAGAGACGGATGATCCTGTGATGAAGGCGAACGAGCTAAGAACACGTAGCCCCGAAGAGCTTGAAAAAGAGCTAATGAACCTGTTGCGCGAGCAATTCAACCTGCGGATGCAAAGGGGTACCGGACAGTTGTCGAAGCCCTCGCAAATGAAGGCCGTGCGTCGGGAGATCGCCCGCGTGAAGACGATTATGGGTGAGCAGAAGACGAGGGCGGCGTCATGAGCGAAGAGACGATCAGCAACCCGAGCAGTAATCGGACCCTCGACGGCCGCGTCACCAGCAGTGCGATGGACAAGACCATCACGGTGCTCATCGAGCGGAAGGTCAAGCATCCTCTGTACGGGAAGTTCATGCGTCGGTCGACCAAGATCCACGCCCATGATGAGGAGAACGCATGCTCCGCGGGTGATTTGGTTCGTGTGGAGCAATGTCGCCCGTTGTCCAAGACCAAGACATGGCGCTTGATCGAGATCATCGAAAAGGCCCGTTGAGACCCGTCGCAGTCGTCTCGCTTCAGACATGACAGCGGGAGACGCCGAAAGCAGGTTATCCGGGCAGCACAACAGGTTTAGGTAAACAACAATGATTCAGATGCAGACCGATCTCAGTGTCGCCGACAATAGCGGCGCGCGGCGGGTGCAGTGCATCAAGGTGCTCGGCGGATCGCATCGGCGTTACGCGGGCATCGGCGATGTGATCAAGGTCACCGTCAAGGACGCCATCCCGCGCGGCAAGGTCAAGAAAGGCGACGTCTACAACGCGGTCGTGGTGCGTACGCGCAAAGGTGTGCGCCGTCCGGACGGCTCGACCGTCCGTTTCGACGGCAACGCAGCCGTGCTCTTGAACAACCAGCTTCAGCCGATCGGGACTCGTATCTTCGGGCCCGTGACGCGCGAGCTCCGCGGCGAGCGGTTCATGAAGATCATCTCGCTCGCGCCTGAAGTTCTGTAGGGGGTCGGGAGAGATGCAGAAGATCAAAAAGGGTGACGACGTCATGGTCATCACCGGCAAAGACAAGGGCAAGCGAGGCACGGTGCTGAAGGTGCTCGACAAGGATCATGTGGTCGTCGAGAACATCAATATCGCCCGGAAGCATCAGAAGGCGAATCCGCAGGCCGGCGAGCCGGGCGGGATCGTCGACAAGGTGATGCCGATCCAGGTGTCGAACGTCGCGCTCTACAACCCGCAGAAAGGCGGTCCGGATCGAGTCGGTTTCAAGATTCTCGAAGACGGCCGAAAGGTTCGCGTATTCAAGTCGGACGGCGAAGTCGTCGACGTCTGACCGAAGGAAACGAGATGACCAGACTACAGAAAGAATATCAGGACCGCGTCGTCGGACAGCTGCGCGAGCGGTTCGGCTTCAAGAGCGTGATGCAGGTTCCGCGGATCGAGAAGATTACCCTGAACATGGGAGTCGGCGAGGCGATTGCGGACAAGAAGGTCATGGATAATGCCGTGGCCGACCTGCGTCTCATCGCCGGGCAGCAACCGATCGTGACCTTTGCGAGGAAGTCCGTCGCAGGCTTCAAGATCCGCGAGGGATGGCCGATCGGCTGTAAGGTGACCCTGCGTCGCGAGCGTATGTACGAGTTCCTGGATCGTCTGGTCAGCGTCGCCATCCCGCGTATCCGCGATTTCCGCGGACTGAGCGCGAAGGCTTTCGACGGACGCGGCAACTACTCGATGGGCGTGCGCGAGCAGATCATCTTCCCCGAGATCGATTACGACAAGATCGATACGCTGCGGGGTCTGGATATCACCATCACGACAACGGCGCGGACGGACGAAGAAGGGCGTGCGCTGCTCGAGGCGTTTAACTTCCCATTCCGCACCTGAGGCCGATACGATGGCGAAAAAAAGCATGATCGCGCGCGATCGCAAGCGCACCGAGATCGCATCCCGGTTTGCAGTCAAACGTGCCGCCTTAAAGGCAGTCATCAATGACCGCGGTTCGAGCGGCGAGCAGATCGAAGAGGCGCTGGTCAAGCTGCAACAGCTCCCGCGTGACGCCAGCCCGACGCGCCAGCAACGTCGCTGCCGGATCAGCGGGCGGCCGCACGCCGTTTATCGCAAGTTCGGGCTTTCGCGCAACAAGATCCGCGAGGCCGTGATGCGGGGCGATGCGCCCGGCGTGGTCAAGGCCAGTTGGTAGTCTATGTTCGACCCCTACCGTTAGGGTCTACCAGGCCGTAGCGGTTTTTTGAAACCTGACGGGTATCGCACCGAAGAGGTGGTCTGACCCCCGGAGAAGCTCATGAGTATGTCGGATCCGATTGCGGATATGCTGACGCGTATCCGCAACGGCCAGCAGCGCGGCAAGATCACGATCGCGATGCCTTCGTCCAAGCAGAAGGTCGCGATTGCGAACCTCCTGAAAGCCGAGGGTTATATCGCCGACGCGACCGTCGAGGCGAATGGCAACAAACCCGAATTGGTGGTCAAGCTCAAGTATTTCCGGGGTAAACCCGTGATCGAGCAACTCACCCGTGTCTCGCGTCCCGGCCTGCGGATCTACCGCGGCAAGGACGACCTGCCCCAAGTCTGGGCCGGGCTCGGGATCGCGATCGTCTCCACGTCCAAAGGCTTGATGACCGACCGTGCCGCCCGCGAGGCGGGACACGGTGGCGAGATCATCGCCTACGTCGCTTAAGAGAGGATCCGATCATGTCACGAGTCGCAAAGGCGCCGATTGTCGTACCGAAAGGTGTGACGGTCGAAGTAGCGGGCCAGGACGTCACGGTCAAGGGCTCGAAGGGAACCATGGCGTGGTCAGTCCACCCCGCGGTGAGCATTACGCAGGTCGACGGCGAACTCCGCTTCGCTCCGGCCGAAGGCCATGAGAACGCCTGGGCCATGGCGGGGACGACACGCGCTCTGCTGAACAACATGGTGGTGGGCTGCAGCACGGGTTTCGTGCGCAAGCTCTCGCTGGTGGGCGTCGGCTATCGCGCGCAGGCGAAGGGCAATGTGCTCAACCTGAGCCTTGGCTTTTCCCATCCGATCGACTATCCGGTTCCCGCGGGAATCACGATCGAGACCCCGACCCAAACCGAGGTCGTCGTCACGGGGGCCGACAAACAACGTGTCGGTCAGGTCGCCTCGGAGATCCGGGGATTCCGGCCGCCGGAGCCCTACAAAGGCAAAGGCGTGCGTTACGCGGACGAAGACGTCCTGCGTAAGGAAGCCAAGAAGAAATAGGGGTCTCAGAAATCATGGACAAGAAACAAGCTCGCCTGCGTCGTGCGACGCGGGCGCGGGCGAAGATTCGCGAGCTGGGTGTGTTTCGACTGTGCGTACATCGCACCCCGCGCCACATCTACGCCCAAGTCATCGCGCCGGAAGGCAATCGCGTCGTGGCCAGCGCATCGACGGTGGAGCCCGCGTTTCGCGAAGCGATTCCGGGTCACAAGGGCAATGTCGGTGCGGCTGCGACGATCGGCAAGGCGATTGCCGAGCGGGCGCTTTCCGCCGGCGTGGAGACCGTAGCCTTCGATCGCTCCGGGTTTCGCTATCATGGCCGTCTCAAGGCGCTGGCGGATGCCGCGCGTGAGAACGGTCTGAAATTCTAGGAGTACGAGCATGGCGAACTTCAATCCGAAGAACGATGGAGACGATCTCCTCGAAAAGCTGATCGCGGTCAACCGGGTCGCCAAGGTCGTCAAGGGCGGGCGGCAATTCGGTTTCGCGGCCTTGACGGTCGTCGGAGACGGTAAGGGGCGCGTCGGGTTCGGTCGCGGAAAGGCCCGCGAGGTGCCGGTCGCGATTCAGAAGGCGATGGAAAATGCGCGCAAGAACATGATCGAGGTGAAGCTCAACGGCAACACCCTGCAATATCCGCTGAACGGGCGGCACGGCGCGGCGAAGGTCTTCATGAAACCGGCGTCCGAAGGCACGGGGATCATCGCCGGCGGCGCGATGCGCGCGGTCTTCGAAGTGCTCGGCGTTCAGAACGTGCTGGCCAAGTGCATCGGGACCAATAACCCGATCAACGTGGTTCGTGCCACCGTGCAAGGCCTGCGGACCATGAACGATCCCGAGACCATTGCCGCGAAGCGCGGCAAAACGGTCGCCGAGATCCTGGGGTAGACAATGGCCGACAAAAAGATGATGAAGGTCAAGTTGGTGCGGAGCGTCCACGGCCGTCTCGCCAATCACAAGTCATGCGTGCGCGGTCTCGGGCTGCGTCGTATGCACCATGTGGTCGAGGTCGAGGATACGCCCTGCACACGCGGCATGGTCAATACCGTGTCGTATATGGTTTCGATCGTGGAGGAGTCTCGCGATGCGACTCAATGATCTCAAGCCCGATCCGGGCAGCCGTCCCGCCGCGAAGCGTGTCGGTCGCGGAATCGGCAGCGGCCTGGGCAAGACCTGCGGACGCGGTCACAAGGGGCAGAAATCCCGTAAAGGCGGTTTCCACAAGGTCGGTTTTGAAGGCGGGCAGATGCCGCTGCAGCGTCGTCTGCCGAAGGTCGGCTTCCGCTCGCGTACGGCCGCGTCACGTGCGGAGGTTCGCCTAAGCGAGCTCTCGCGCGTGGAAGGCGACACGATCGACTTGCTTTCGCTGGTTCAGGCCCGCGTCCTGAGTCAGTCGATCAAGAGCGCGAAGATCATTGCTTCGGGTGAGGTCGGAAGGGCCTTCACGGTTCGCGGCGTTGGGGTGACCAAGGGTGCCCGTGCCGCGATCGAAGCAGCCGGCGGCAAGATCGAAGACTAGCTTAAAGGCACGAATCGGATGGCTAAGAATGTCGGATCGATGGGGCAGTCCCTCGGCGGTATGGGGCGACTGACCGAACTGCGGGCGCGGTTGCTGTTCGTGGTCGGTGCTCTCCTGGTCTATCGCATCGGGACCTTCATCCCCGTTCCGGGTGTGAACCCCGAGGCCTTGGCCATCCTGTTCGACCAAAACCAGGGCTCCATCCTGGATATGTTCAACATGTTCTCGGGCGGAGCCTTGGAGCGTGCGAGTCTCTTCGCACTCGGGATCATGCCCTACATCTCGGCGTCGATCATCATGCAGTTGATGACCTCCGTGGTTCCGAAGCTCGAGCAGTTGAAAAAGGAAGGTGAGTCGGGGCGCCGCAAGATCACCCAATACACACGCTACGGCACGGTCGTATTGGCGACCTTTCAAGCGGTCGGGATCTCGATGGCGCTGCAGGGGCAGACCGCCGGCGGCTCGGCTCTGGTGAGCCATGCCGGCATGGGCTTCGTCTTCACGGCGACGGTTTCCCTGGTGACCGGAACCATGTTCCTGATGTGGCTTGGCGAGCAGATCACCGAGCGCGGAATCGGCAACGGCATTTCCTTGATCATCTTCGCCGGGATCGTCGCCGGTCTGCCCGCGGCGTTGGGCGGGACACTGGAGCTTGCACGCACCGGAGAGATGAATTCGCTTGCGGTCTTGGCGCTGTTTGCCATGGCACTCGCGGTGACCGCCTTCGTGGTCTTCGTCGAGCGAGGCCAGCGGCGGATCACGGTGAACTACGCGCGGCGCCAGCAGGGGCGAAAGATGATGCAGGCGCAGAGTACGCATCTTCCGCTGAAGCTAAACATGGCCGGGGTGATTCCACCGATCTTTGCCTCGAGCATCATCCTGTTTCCCGGGACCCTGGGGCAGTG
This region includes:
- the rplB gene encoding 50S ribosomal protein L2, yielding MAIVKTKPTSAGRRFVVKVQSPELHKGAPYAPLLEKKAKHGGRNNLGRITVRHQGGGHKQHYRLVDFKRNKEGVPAVVERLEYDPNRTAHLALLKYADGERAYIIAPKGLAVGGRVEAGEAAPISAGNCMPLRNIPVGTQVHCIEMRPGKGAQIARAAGSSAQLVARDGKSATLRLRSGEMRKIHVDCRAVIGEVGNSENSLRKLGKAGASRWRGVRPTVRGVVMNPVDHPHGGGEGRTSGGRHPVTPWGVPTKGHKTRKNKRTDAMIVRRRGRK
- the rpsS gene encoding 30S ribosomal protein S19 — its product is MPRSIRKGPFVDHHLIKKVEEAVAQNSKRPIKTWSRRSMVLPEMVGLTIAVHNGRLHVPVLVNENMIGHKLGEFALTRTYRGHAADRKAKKR
- the rplV gene encoding 50S ribosomal protein L22 codes for the protein MRAEATLKYARVSAQKARLIADMIRGRDVEEALNTLTFSTQKSAEIIKKVLESAVANAEHNEGADIDELKVASIQVDEGPTMKRIRPRAKGRANRIMKRTSHIRLTVAEG
- the rpsC gene encoding 30S ribosomal protein S3; translation: MGQKVHPTGIRLGIVKDWTSKWYATSKDYANFLNTDIEVRSFLRKELAKASVSRIQIDRPAKNAHITIHTARPGVVIGKKGEDIDKLRARVSKMMGIPVHISIEEIRKPELDAQLVAEGIAQQLERRIMFRRAMKRAIQNTMRLGAEGVRVNVAGRLNGAEIARTEWAREGRVPLHTLRADIDYGFAEARTTYGVIGVKVWIFKGEVFGDQIPEEPAPKASARRG
- the rplP gene encoding 50S ribosomal protein L16, whose translation is MLQPKRTKFRKQHKGRNRGLAQSGNKVSFGDFGLKAVGRGRLTARQIEAARRAITRKVKRGGKLWIRVFPDKPVSKKPLEVRMGKGKGNVEYWVALIQPGRVLYEIEGVTEELAREAFELAAAKLPVQTTFERRMIL
- the rpmC gene encoding 50S ribosomal protein L29, with translation MKANELRTRSPEELEKELMNLLREQFNLRMQRGTGQLSKPSQMKAVRREIARVKTIMGEQKTRAAS
- the rpsQ gene encoding 30S ribosomal protein S17 yields the protein MSEETISNPSSNRTLDGRVTSSAMDKTITVLIERKVKHPLYGKFMRRSTKIHAHDEENACSAGDLVRVEQCRPLSKTKTWRLIEIIEKAR
- the rplN gene encoding 50S ribosomal protein L14, producing MIQMQTDLSVADNSGARRVQCIKVLGGSHRRYAGIGDVIKVTVKDAIPRGKVKKGDVYNAVVVRTRKGVRRPDGSTVRFDGNAAVLLNNQLQPIGTRIFGPVTRELRGERFMKIISLAPEVL
- the rplX gene encoding 50S ribosomal protein L24 → MQKIKKGDDVMVITGKDKGKRGTVLKVLDKDHVVVENINIARKHQKANPQAGEPGGIVDKVMPIQVSNVALYNPQKGGPDRVGFKILEDGRKVRVFKSDGEVVDV
- the rplE gene encoding 50S ribosomal protein L5 produces the protein MTRLQKEYQDRVVGQLRERFGFKSVMQVPRIEKITLNMGVGEAIADKKVMDNAVADLRLIAGQQPIVTFARKSVAGFKIREGWPIGCKVTLRRERMYEFLDRLVSVAIPRIRDFRGLSAKAFDGRGNYSMGVREQIIFPEIDYDKIDTLRGLDITITTTARTDEEGRALLEAFNFPFRT
- the rpsN gene encoding 30S ribosomal protein S14, which produces MAKKSMIARDRKRTEIASRFAVKRAALKAVINDRGSSGEQIEEALVKLQQLPRDASPTRQQRRCRISGRPHAVYRKFGLSRNKIREAVMRGDAPGVVKASW
- the rpsH gene encoding 30S ribosomal protein S8; protein product: MSMSDPIADMLTRIRNGQQRGKITIAMPSSKQKVAIANLLKAEGYIADATVEANGNKPELVVKLKYFRGKPVIEQLTRVSRPGLRIYRGKDDLPQVWAGLGIAIVSTSKGLMTDRAAREAGHGGEIIAYVA
- the rplF gene encoding 50S ribosomal protein L6, producing MSRVAKAPIVVPKGVTVEVAGQDVTVKGSKGTMAWSVHPAVSITQVDGELRFAPAEGHENAWAMAGTTRALLNNMVVGCSTGFVRKLSLVGVGYRAQAKGNVLNLSLGFSHPIDYPVPAGITIETPTQTEVVVTGADKQRVGQVASEIRGFRPPEPYKGKGVRYADEDVLRKEAKKK
- the rplR gene encoding 50S ribosomal protein L18, whose amino-acid sequence is MDKKQARLRRATRARAKIRELGVFRLCVHRTPRHIYAQVIAPEGNRVVASASTVEPAFREAIPGHKGNVGAAATIGKAIAERALSAGVETVAFDRSGFRYHGRLKALADAARENGLKF
- the rpsE gene encoding 30S ribosomal protein S5, with the protein product MANFNPKNDGDDLLEKLIAVNRVAKVVKGGRQFGFAALTVVGDGKGRVGFGRGKAREVPVAIQKAMENARKNMIEVKLNGNTLQYPLNGRHGAAKVFMKPASEGTGIIAGGAMRAVFEVLGVQNVLAKCIGTNNPINVVRATVQGLRTMNDPETIAAKRGKTVAEILG
- the rpmD gene encoding 50S ribosomal protein L30; translation: MADKKMMKVKLVRSVHGRLANHKSCVRGLGLRRMHHVVEVEDTPCTRGMVNTVSYMVSIVEESRDATQ
- the rplO gene encoding 50S ribosomal protein L15: MRLNDLKPDPGSRPAAKRVGRGIGSGLGKTCGRGHKGQKSRKGGFHKVGFEGGQMPLQRRLPKVGFRSRTAASRAEVRLSELSRVEGDTIDLLSLVQARVLSQSIKSAKIIASGEVGRAFTVRGVGVTKGARAAIEAAGGKIED
- the secY gene encoding preprotein translocase subunit SecY, with translation MAKNVGSMGQSLGGMGRLTELRARLLFVVGALLVYRIGTFIPVPGVNPEALAILFDQNQGSILDMFNMFSGGALERASLFALGIMPYISASIIMQLMTSVVPKLEQLKKEGESGRRKITQYTRYGTVVLATFQAVGISMALQGQTAGGSALVSHAGMGFVFTATVSLVTGTMFLMWLGEQITERGIGNGISLIIFAGIVAGLPAALGGTLELARTGEMNSLAVLALFAMALAVTAFVVFVERGQRRITVNYARRQQGRKMMQAQSTHLPLKLNMAGVIPPIFASSIILFPGTLGQWFGSSEDMRWLADITSKLSPGEPIYVLLYAAAIIFFCFFYTALVFNAKDTADNLKRSGAFIPGIRPGEQTARYIDTVMTRLTAAGAIYITAVCLLPEFLIVGYNVPFYFGGTSLLIVVVVVMDFMAQVQAHLMSHQYEGLMRKANLKSPGAGMLR